In Aedes albopictus strain Foshan chromosome 3, AalbF5, whole genome shotgun sequence, the following are encoded in one genomic region:
- the LOC109429967 gene encoding uncharacterized protein LOC109429967, producing the protein MSAKKTTQKKPTAAALMRAIQLKHVKDDSPAVPLGKQDASTQTEPNESAEANDNLNVKMNKCLLMLSHLNTKVDALGANQYQQQGSSSDRFSVKLSKVNFQPVKSLVDFEALEDRCRDEAFVKATVASIGHIHGHHRYTGQGATVSLRIIDHFFSRDFLMKCSWTGASRSSGNEPSKRQKIAFMKYDRSIDLFYQTVLYSDPTYTIDECKSFLHRCLKNASQRFAEVSGTRKPVSRKRKRLATGEDREESTEDDPDGDESGDIVIENHKIEEREQDYDDGSPAETSGNTSWQVEFLENNADEEDVPLQLVKSEN; encoded by the exons A TGTCCGCTAAAAAAACAACACAGAAAAAGCCTACAGCAGCAGCATTGATGCGGGCCATTCAACTAAAACACGTTAAGGATGATTCTCCGGCGGTTCCACTGGGAAAGCAGGATGCATCGACGCAAACAGAACCAAACGAGTCTGCGGAGGCGAACGACAATCTCAACGTCAAAATGAACAAATGTCTGTTGATGTTGTCGCACCTAAATACTAAGGTGGATGCGCTGGGTGCAAACCAATACCAGCAGCAAGGAAGTTCCAGTGATCGGTTCAGCGTAAAACTTTCTAAGGTGAATTTTCAACCAGTGAAAAGCTTAGTCGATTTTGAAGCTTTGGAGGATCGCTGCCGAGATGAAGCTTTCGTGAAAGCGACAGTTGCTTCGATTGGACATATTCACGGTCATCACCGATATACTGGCCAAGGTGCAACAGTGAGTCTCCGAATAATCGACCACtttttttctcgggatttcctCATGAAGTGTTCATGGACAGGCGCCAGCCGTTCTTCAGGTAATGAACCAAGCAAGAGGCAGAAAATCGCTTTCATGAAGTATGATAGATCAATTGACTTGTTCTATCAGACGGTGCTTTATTCGGACCCAACATATACTATCGACGAATGCAAATCTTTTCTGCATCGCTGCTTGAAAAATGCTAGTCAACGGTTCGCGGAAGTGAGCGGAACAAGGAAACCAGTATCTCGGAAGCGGAAGCGATTGGCAACTGGAGAGGATCGGGAGGAATCAACGGAAGATGATCCGGACGGAGATGAGAGTGGAGATATTGTTATTGAGAATCATAAAATCGAAGAGAGAGAACAAGATTACGACGACGGATCACCagcagaaacttccggaaacacgTCGTGGCAGGTGGAGTTTCTGGAAAATAATGCGGACGAAGAAGATGTTCCACTCCAACTGGTGAAAAGCGAAAATTAG
- the LOC134290276 gene encoding uncharacterized protein DDB_G0271670-like: MYDAQSCNSYPSSSSSSSSSSSSSSSSSSSSSSSSSSSSSSSSSSSSSSSSSSSSSSSSSSSSSSSSSSSSSSSSSSSSSSSSSSSSSSSSSSSSSSSSSSSSSSSSSSSSSSSSSSSSSSSSSSSSSSSSSSSSSSSSSSSSSSSSSSSSSSSSSSSSSSSSSSSSSSSSSSSSSSSSSSSSSSSSSSSSSSSSSSSSSSSSSSSSSSSSSSSSSSSSSSSSSSSSSSSSSSSSSSSSSSSSSSSSSSSSSSSSSSSSSSSSSSSSSSSSSSSSSSSSSSSSSSSSSSSSSSSSSSSSSSSSSSSSSSSSSSSSSSSSSSSSSSSSSSSSSSSSSSSSSSSSSSSSSSSS, translated from the exons atgtatgaTGCACAGTCTTG TAACTCCTatccctcatcatcatcatcatcatcatcatcatcatcatcatcatcatcatcatcatcatcatcatcatcatcatcatcatcatcatcatcatcatcatcatcatcatcatcatcatcatcatcatcatcatcatcatcatcatcatcatcatcatcatcatcatcatcatcatcatcatcatcatcatcatcatcatcatcatcatcatcatcatcatcatcatcatcatcatcatcatcatcatcatcatcatcatcatcatcatcatcatcatcatcatcatcatcatcatcatcatcatcatcatcatcatcatcatcatcatcatcatcatcatcatcatcatcatcatcatcatcatcatcatcatcatcatcatcatcatcatcatcatcatcatcatcatcatcatcatcatcatcatcatcatcatcatcatcatcatcatcatcatcatcatcatcatcatcatcatcatcatcatcatcatcatcatcatcatcatcatcatcatcatcatcatcatcatcatcatcatcatcatcatcatcatcatcatcatcatcatcatcatcatcatcatcatcatcatcatcatcatcatcatcatcatcatcatcatcatcatcatcatcatcatcatcatcatcatcatcatcatcatcatcatcatcatcatcatcatcatcatcatcatcatcatcatcatcatcatcatcatcatcatcatcatcatcatcatcatcatcatcatcatcatcatcatcatcatcatcatcatcatcatcatcatcatcatcatcatcatcatcatcatcatcatcatcatcatcatcatcatcatcatcatcatcatcatcatcatcatcatcatcatcatcatcatcatcatcatcatcatcatcatcatcatcatcatcatcatcatcatcatcatcatcatcatcatcatcatcatcatcatcatcatcatcatcatcatcatcatcatcatcatcatcatcatcatcatcatcatcatca
- the LOC109415814 gene encoding cytochrome c oxidase assembly factor 6 homolog — MSYPDKEARAVCWAARDEYWACLDKHAPHHSCTSGEPEPQQCVALRKLYEKRCPSQWVKHFDRKRTFEQFKLKMAKGYEPLDGKTPK; from the coding sequence ATGTCCTACCCCGACAAGGAAGCCCGAGCGGTTTGCTGGGCGGCCCGAGACGAATACTGGGCCTGCCTGGACAAACACGCCCCCCACCACAGTTGCACCTCGGGCGAACCGGAACCCCAGCAGTGCGTGGCCTTGCGAAAGCTTTACGAGAAACGGTGTCCCTCCCAGTGGGTGAAGCATTTCGACCGGAAGCGAACCTTCGAACAGTTCAAGCTGAAAATGGCCAAAGGATATGAACCGCTGGATGGCAAAACTCCCAAATAG
- the LOC115254174 gene encoding N-alpha-acetyltransferase 38, NatC auxiliary subunit — protein MSSDEKDSSDELWEKFQEQRSIQKAEADQETNPSRKMLKSWLNNTFRIKMTDGRILIGMFVCTDADANVILGMTSEFTENGGEERVLGLVMIPGRYIVSIEIDEANPVNAN, from the exons ATGAGTAGTGACGAAAAGGATAGTAGCGATGAGCTTTGGGAGAAATTTCAG GAGCAAAGATCCATCCAAAAAGCGGAAGCAGACCAGGAAACTAATCCCAGTCGGAAAATGCTCAAATCCTGGCTGAACAACACCTTCCGGATAAAAATGACCGACGGACGGATACTGATAGGAATGTTTGTCTGCACGGATGCCGATGCAAATGTGATTTTGGGGATGACCAGCGAATTTACGGAAAACGGCGGAGAAGAACGGGTTCTGGGACTGGTGATGATTCCCGGCAGGTACATCGTGTCAATCGAAATCGATGAAGCCAACCCGGTCAATGCGAATTAG